A window of Aeromicrobium sp. Root236 contains these coding sequences:
- a CDS encoding CoA pyrophosphatase: MSWDHLPEWLRPLAELAGSVEAEQLAPRFPHPPADARPAAVLMLFAEGDNGPELLLTERAARMRNHPGQISFPGGAMDPGDADAVATALREAREEVGLDTETVDVFGTLPTLWLPPSNFAVTPVLGYWRDPVPLMPVSADEVGAIIHQPIRRLLDPANRFSVEHPSGWRGPAFEVGSGVPLWGFTAGVVSRLFERLGWEQPWDDSVTRPLPEF, encoded by the coding sequence GAGGCCGAGCAGCTGGCGCCCCGGTTCCCGCACCCGCCGGCGGACGCCCGCCCGGCTGCCGTCCTGATGCTGTTCGCCGAGGGCGACAACGGTCCCGAGCTGCTGCTGACCGAGCGTGCCGCGAGGATGCGCAACCACCCCGGGCAGATCTCGTTCCCCGGCGGCGCGATGGATCCCGGCGACGCCGACGCCGTCGCCACCGCCTTGCGCGAGGCGCGGGAGGAGGTCGGCCTCGACACCGAGACGGTCGATGTCTTCGGCACGCTCCCGACACTCTGGCTGCCGCCCAGCAACTTCGCCGTGACGCCCGTGCTCGGCTACTGGCGCGACCCGGTGCCGCTCATGCCGGTCAGCGCGGACGAGGTGGGCGCGATCATCCACCAGCCGATCCGGCGCCTGCTCGACCCGGCCAACCGGTTCAGCGTCGAGCATCCCTCGGGCTGGCGCGGCCCGGCCTTCGAGGTCGGCTCGGGCGTGCCGCTGTGGGGCTTCACGGCCGGCGTCGTGTCGCGGTTGTTCGAGCGCCTCGGGTGGGAGCAGCCCTGGGACGACAGCGTCACCCGACCTCTCCCGGAGTTCTGA
- a CDS encoding MarP family serine protease — MNSLDLILILILLAYAVSGYVQGFVVNLIATIGLLIGGLLALAIVPKFLSGNSATLSSSLLALGLVVGAAAIGQGIGTYVGTDLRNGLKWKPLRWVDAVGGSVLSVVAVLCAGWALGYSVSGTTIPYLSTASRDSVILDRVDSVMPARATSVLRSFNEVLDANLFPRYIDPFESENIKPVGPPDTATLASPGVQKASRSVVKILGQASCQRGIEGSGFAYADGRVMTNAHVVAGVENPSVVVDGQRTNARVVLFDRKLDVAVLAVDGSSVPALDFDTSGEAGQDAAILGFPENGPFDARAARIRSEIRLRSPDIYDKGQVVRQTFSVRGLVRSGNSGGPLVSKDGDVLGVIFAASITDKSTGYALTASQVADDARAGIAATSTVSTGGCA, encoded by the coding sequence ATGAACTCCCTCGACCTGATCCTCATCCTGATCCTGCTGGCGTACGCCGTGTCCGGCTACGTGCAGGGCTTCGTGGTCAACCTCATCGCGACGATCGGCCTGCTGATCGGTGGCCTCCTGGCGCTGGCGATCGTGCCGAAGTTCCTGTCGGGCAACTCCGCGACCCTGAGCTCGTCGCTGCTGGCGCTCGGCCTCGTCGTGGGCGCCGCGGCGATCGGTCAGGGCATCGGCACGTACGTCGGCACCGACCTGCGCAACGGCCTCAAGTGGAAGCCGCTGCGGTGGGTCGACGCGGTCGGCGGCAGCGTGCTGAGCGTGGTCGCCGTGCTGTGCGCCGGCTGGGCCCTCGGCTACTCGGTCAGCGGCACGACGATCCCCTACCTCTCCACGGCGTCACGCGACTCGGTGATCCTCGACCGGGTCGACTCGGTCATGCCCGCGCGGGCGACGTCGGTGCTGCGCTCGTTCAACGAGGTGCTGGACGCCAACCTGTTCCCGCGCTACATCGACCCGTTCGAGAGCGAGAACATCAAGCCCGTCGGGCCGCCCGACACCGCGACGCTCGCCAGCCCCGGCGTGCAGAAGGCGTCCCGCAGCGTCGTCAAGATCCTCGGCCAGGCCAGCTGCCAGCGCGGCATCGAGGGTTCGGGCTTCGCGTACGCCGACGGTCGCGTCATGACCAACGCCCACGTCGTCGCGGGCGTCGAGAACCCCTCAGTCGTGGTCGACGGCCAGCGTACGAACGCCCGGGTCGTGCTGTTCGACCGCAAGCTCGACGTCGCGGTGCTCGCGGTCGACGGGTCGTCCGTGCCGGCGCTGGACTTCGACACGAGCGGCGAGGCCGGCCAGGACGCGGCGATCCTCGGCTTCCCCGAGAACGGCCCGTTCGACGCCCGCGCGGCCCGCATCCGCAGCGAGATCCGGCTGCGCAGCCCTGACATCTACGACAAGGGCCAGGTCGTGCGCCAGACCTTCTCGGTGCGCGGGCTCGTACGCTCCGGCAACTCCGGCGGTCCGCTGGTCTCCAAGGACGGCGACGTGCTCGGCGTCATCTTCGCGGCGTCGATCACGGACAAGTCGACCGGCTACGCCCTCACGGCGTCCCAGGTGGCCGACGACGCGCGCGCCGGCATCGCCGCCACGTCGACTGTCTCGACCGGGGGCTGCGCCTGA
- a CDS encoding phage holin family protein yields MNRADDPTIGRLVADASRDISALVQSEIKLAKSELKFSVKAGGVGAGLLLVAAFFGLLIVVMLSISGAYFLTMTGLDPAWAFLIVAGVYVVLTILAIILGIVLLKKIRAPERTIATAKEIPAALKGRTS; encoded by the coding sequence ATGAACAGAGCTGATGATCCGACCATTGGCCGGCTGGTGGCCGACGCCAGCCGCGACATCTCGGCGTTGGTGCAGTCGGAGATCAAGCTCGCCAAGAGCGAGCTGAAGTTCAGCGTCAAGGCCGGCGGCGTCGGAGCGGGGCTGCTCCTGGTGGCCGCGTTCTTCGGCCTGCTGATCGTCGTCATGCTCTCGATCTCCGGCGCCTACTTCCTCACCATGACGGGGCTCGATCCCGCGTGGGCGTTCCTCATCGTCGCCGGCGTCTACGTCGTGCTGACGATCCTCGCGATCATCCTGGGCATCGTGCTGCTCAAGAAGATCCGCGCTCCTGAGCGCACGATCGCCACCGCCAAGGAGATCCCGGCGGCCCTCAAGGGCCGTACGAGCTAG
- the acs gene encoding acetate--CoA ligase, whose translation MTEQNISNLSHEDRVFEPPADLAANANVKAEVYEQAAADRVRFWGEQADRLSWGTPFSEVLDWSNPPFAKWYVGGTLNAAYNCVDRHVEAGNGDKVALHFVGEPDDDTRDITYAELKDLVSQAANALIDLGVQTGDRVAIYMPMIPEAIVAMLACARLGAPHTVVFGGFSADALSSRILDCQAKVVITADGGYRRGAPSALKPAVDEALQKCPDVSGVLVVRRTGQDVEWTEGRDVWWHDVVDSASKDHTPEMFDAEHPLYVMYTSGTTGKPKGILHTTGGYLVQSAWTFWAVFDYKPDDVYWCTADVGWVTGHSYIVYGPLANGATQVLYEGTPDTPHKGRWWEIIAKHKVTLFYTAPTAIRTFMKWGEQIPAEHNLSSLRILGSVGESINPEAYVWYRENIGGGRTPIVDTWWQTETGAHMISPLPGVTKGKPGSAMTAIPGIAAEVVDDAGKPVEHGEGGYLVITEPWPSMLRTIWGDDDRYKETYWSRWPGFYFAGDGARKDEDGAIWLLGRVDDVMNVSGHRLSTTEIESALVSHPKVAEAAVVGATDETTGQAVVAFVILRESAGDGGEEIVQELRNHVGKEIGAIAKPRQIMIVPELPKTRSGKIMRRLLRDVAENREVGDATTLADSGIMDKITAGMKTAKDED comes from the coding sequence GTGACCGAGCAGAACATCAGCAACCTGTCCCACGAAGACCGTGTGTTCGAGCCGCCGGCGGACCTGGCGGCGAACGCCAACGTCAAGGCCGAGGTCTACGAGCAGGCCGCCGCCGACCGGGTGAGGTTCTGGGGCGAGCAGGCCGACCGGCTCAGCTGGGGCACGCCGTTCAGCGAGGTGCTCGACTGGTCCAACCCGCCGTTCGCCAAGTGGTACGTCGGCGGCACCCTCAACGCGGCCTACAACTGCGTCGACCGGCACGTCGAGGCCGGCAACGGCGACAAGGTTGCCCTGCACTTCGTCGGCGAGCCCGACGACGACACCCGCGACATCACGTACGCCGAGCTCAAGGACCTGGTGTCCCAGGCCGCCAACGCATTGATCGACCTCGGCGTGCAGACCGGCGACCGGGTCGCGATCTACATGCCGATGATCCCCGAGGCCATCGTCGCGATGCTGGCGTGCGCCCGGCTCGGCGCACCGCACACCGTGGTGTTCGGCGGGTTCTCCGCCGACGCCCTCTCGTCGCGCATCCTCGACTGCCAGGCCAAGGTCGTCATCACCGCCGACGGCGGCTACCGCCGCGGTGCGCCGTCGGCGCTCAAGCCCGCCGTCGACGAGGCCTTGCAGAAGTGCCCCGACGTGTCCGGCGTGCTCGTCGTACGCCGCACGGGCCAGGACGTCGAGTGGACCGAGGGTCGTGACGTGTGGTGGCACGACGTCGTCGACTCGGCGTCCAAGGACCACACGCCGGAGATGTTCGACGCCGAGCACCCGCTCTACGTCATGTACACGTCGGGCACGACCGGCAAGCCCAAGGGCATCCTGCACACCACCGGCGGCTACCTCGTGCAGTCCGCGTGGACGTTCTGGGCGGTGTTCGACTACAAGCCCGACGACGTCTACTGGTGCACCGCCGACGTCGGCTGGGTCACCGGCCACTCCTACATCGTCTACGGACCGTTGGCCAACGGCGCGACGCAGGTGCTCTATGAAGGCACGCCCGACACCCCGCACAAGGGCCGCTGGTGGGAGATCATCGCGAAGCACAAGGTCACGCTGTTCTACACCGCCCCCACCGCGATCCGTACGTTCATGAAGTGGGGCGAGCAGATCCCCGCCGAGCACAACCTCTCGTCGCTGCGCATCCTGGGCTCGGTCGGTGAGTCGATCAACCCCGAGGCGTACGTCTGGTACCGCGAGAACATCGGCGGCGGCCGCACCCCGATCGTCGATACGTGGTGGCAGACCGAGACCGGCGCGCACATGATCAGCCCGCTGCCCGGCGTCACCAAGGGCAAGCCCGGCTCGGCCATGACCGCGATCCCCGGCATCGCCGCCGAGGTCGTCGACGACGCCGGCAAGCCGGTCGAGCACGGCGAGGGCGGCTATCTCGTCATCACCGAGCCGTGGCCGTCGATGCTGCGCACGATCTGGGGCGACGACGACCGCTACAAGGAGACCTACTGGTCGCGCTGGCCGGGCTTCTACTTCGCCGGCGACGGCGCCCGCAAGGACGAGGACGGCGCGATCTGGCTGCTCGGCCGCGTCGACGACGTCATGAACGTCTCGGGTCACCGCCTGTCGACGACCGAGATCGAGTCCGCGCTGGTGTCACATCCCAAGGTTGCCGAGGCCGCTGTCGTGGGTGCCACCGACGAGACGACCGGTCAGGCCGTCGTCGCGTTCGTGATCCTGCGCGAGTCCGCCGGTGACGGTGGTGAGGAGATCGTGCAGGAGCTGCGCAATCACGTCGGCAAGGAGATCGGCGCGATCGCCAAGCCCCGCCAGATCATGATCGTCCCCGAGCTGCCCAAGACCCGCTCGGGCAAGATCATGCGGCGACTGCTCCGCGACGTGGCCGAGAACCGCGAGGTCGGCGACGCCACGACGCTGGCCGACAGCGGCATCATGGACAAGATCACCGCCGGCATGAAGACCGCCAAGGACGAGGACTGA
- a CDS encoding cation acetate symporter yields MSTTATLLRAAEDNDHQALTGSLFVVVVLITVAITFWASRNTKTAADYYAGGRSFSGAQNGFAVAGDYMSAASFLGISGAIALAGYDGFLYSIGFLVAWLVALLLVAELLRNSGRFTMADQLAFRMRQRPVRTAAATSTVVVSIFYLLAQMVGAGALVALLLGVENEGLTKNLTIVGVGALMIFYVTVGGMKGTTWVQIVKAVLLMAGTILITVLVLAKFDFNISDMLGTAADNSGKGSAFLEPGLKYGVTTTSKIDFISLGLALVLGTAGLPHILIRFYTVPTARQARKSVLWAIGLIGSFYLMTLVLGFGAAALVKGDEKEQIAASGGNLASPLLAEAVGGGSGSTGGAVLLAIISAVAFATILAVVAGLTLTSASSVAHDLYAQVWKRGEVTEKQEVATAKIAAFVIGGIAILLAIPAQKLNIAFLVALAFAVAASANLPALLYNLFWKRFNTSGAVWSIYGGLISSVGLVIFSPVVSGKGEDPAGKNLSLLPTSIDISWFPLENPGVVSIPIGFLCGFIGTMLAKDREAEEHYTELDVRAMTGAGAIQ; encoded by the coding sequence ATGAGCACGACAGCCACGCTCCTGCGCGCCGCCGAGGACAACGACCACCAGGCCCTCACCGGATCCCTGTTCGTCGTGGTCGTCCTGATCACGGTCGCCATCACGTTCTGGGCGAGCCGCAACACCAAGACCGCCGCCGACTACTACGCGGGCGGTCGCAGCTTCTCCGGCGCCCAGAACGGCTTCGCGGTCGCCGGTGACTACATGTCGGCAGCGTCGTTCCTCGGCATCTCCGGCGCCATCGCGCTGGCCGGCTACGACGGGTTCCTCTACTCGATCGGCTTCCTCGTCGCCTGGCTCGTCGCCCTGCTGCTCGTCGCCGAGCTGCTGCGCAACTCCGGGCGGTTCACGATGGCCGACCAGCTGGCGTTCCGCATGCGGCAGCGACCCGTACGCACGGCCGCAGCGACCTCGACCGTCGTCGTGTCGATCTTCTACCTCCTCGCGCAGATGGTCGGCGCCGGTGCGCTCGTGGCGCTGCTGCTGGGCGTCGAGAACGAGGGCCTGACCAAGAACCTCACGATCGTCGGCGTCGGTGCGCTGATGATCTTCTACGTCACGGTCGGCGGCATGAAGGGCACCACGTGGGTGCAGATCGTCAAGGCCGTCCTGCTGATGGCCGGCACGATCCTCATCACAGTGCTGGTGCTGGCGAAGTTCGACTTCAACATCAGCGACATGCTCGGCACCGCGGCGGACAACAGCGGCAAGGGCTCGGCGTTCCTCGAGCCCGGTCTCAAGTACGGCGTCACGACCACCAGCAAGATCGACTTCATCTCGCTGGGTCTCGCCCTCGTGCTCGGCACCGCCGGCCTGCCGCACATCCTGATCCGCTTCTACACGGTCCCGACGGCGCGGCAGGCCCGCAAGTCGGTGCTGTGGGCCATCGGCCTGATCGGCTCGTTCTACCTCATGACCCTCGTGCTCGGCTTCGGTGCCGCGGCGCTGGTCAAGGGCGACGAGAAGGAACAGATCGCGGCGTCCGGCGGCAACCTGGCGTCACCACTGCTCGCAGAAGCCGTGGGCGGTGGTTCCGGGTCGACCGGAGGCGCAGTCCTGCTGGCCATCATCTCGGCGGTGGCGTTCGCGACGATCCTCGCAGTGGTGGCCGGCCTGACGCTGACCTCGGCGTCGTCCGTCGCGCACGACCTCTACGCCCAGGTGTGGAAGCGCGGCGAGGTCACCGAGAAGCAGGAGGTGGCCACCGCCAAGATCGCAGCCTTCGTCATCGGCGGCATCGCGATCCTGCTGGCGATCCCGGCACAGAAGCTCAACATCGCCTTCCTGGTGGCGTTGGCCTTCGCGGTCGCAGCATCCGCCAACCTGCCGGCGCTGCTCTACAACCTGTTCTGGAAGCGGTTCAACACCAGCGGAGCGGTGTGGAGCATCTACGGCGGCCTGATCTCGTCCGTGGGACTGGTGATCTTCTCGCCGGTCGTCTCCGGCAAGGGTGAGGACCCGGCGGGCAAGAACCTGTCGCTGCTGCCGACCAGCATCGACATCAGCTGGTTCCCGCTCGAGAACCCGGGCGTCGTCTCGATCCCGATCGGGTTCCTGTGCGGGTTCATCGGCACGATGCTGGCCAAGGACCGCGAGGCGGAGGAGCACTACACCGAGCTCGACGTCCGCGCGATGACCGGCGCCGGCGCCATCCAGTAA
- a CDS encoding DUF485 domain-containing protein: MAERIPPEAHAAYQRIHATDEFAELKRSYLRFVVPLTVAFMTWYLLYVLMSNYANDFMAHKVAGNINVALIFGLLQFVSTFAIAIWYARFAARRMDPIADRLRAEYDEEIKR, from the coding sequence GTGGCCGAGAGAATCCCGCCCGAGGCCCACGCGGCCTATCAACGCATCCATGCGACGGACGAGTTCGCTGAGCTGAAGCGCTCGTACCTTCGCTTCGTCGTCCCACTGACCGTCGCGTTCATGACGTGGTACCTGCTGTACGTCCTGATGTCGAACTACGCGAACGACTTCATGGCGCACAAGGTCGCCGGCAACATCAACGTCGCGCTGATCTTCGGCCTGCTGCAGTTCGTCTCGACGTTCGCCATCGCGATCTGGTACGCCCGGTTCGCCGCGCGACGCATGGACCCGATCGCGGACCGCCTCCGCGCCGAGTACGACGAGGAGATCAAGCGATGA
- a CDS encoding cation acetate symporter: protein MNSTYGIVAVALVAIATLGIGAFGLRMSRTTSDFYVASRSVSPVWNSSAIGGEYLSAASFLGVAGLVLTHGADMLWYPIGWTTGYLLLLVFVAAPLRRSGAYTIPDFAQVRLQSLGVRRVASALVVAVGWLYLMPQFQGAGLTLRTVTGAPNWVGTVVVAVIVVVNVVSGGMRSITFVQAFQYWLKLTALLIPVFFLLHAWTGDGRPSPVAPEEWFQPFSQADGPGLYLTYSVMIATFLGTMGLPHVVVRFYTNPDGHAARRTTLIVLALLGTFYLLPTIYGVLGRIYARDLLDSGGADTVVLELPSRVIGGSTGELLAALLTAGAFAAFLSTSSGLTMSVAGVVGQGLARGRISTITALRVAAAGCVVVPLLLALSAERIAVASSVTFAFALAASTFCPLLVLGIWWRGLTALGAIAGLVGGGLGAGVAAVVTIVVRPDGWLGVVMSQPAAWSVPIGFALMIGVSLATRGDVPANVSRTMVRLHTPERLDVDRRF from the coding sequence ATGAACAGCACGTACGGCATCGTCGCGGTCGCCCTGGTCGCGATCGCGACCCTCGGCATCGGGGCCTTCGGCCTCCGCATGAGCCGTACGACCAGTGACTTCTACGTCGCGTCGCGATCGGTCAGCCCGGTGTGGAACAGCTCGGCGATCGGCGGCGAGTACCTCTCCGCGGCCTCGTTCCTCGGCGTCGCCGGGCTCGTCCTCACCCACGGCGCGGACATGCTCTGGTACCCCATCGGCTGGACCACGGGCTACCTCCTGCTGCTGGTGTTCGTCGCGGCACCGCTGCGGCGCTCCGGGGCGTACACGATCCCCGACTTCGCGCAGGTCAGGCTGCAGTCCCTGGGCGTGCGCCGGGTGGCCAGCGCCCTGGTCGTCGCCGTCGGCTGGCTCTACCTCATGCCGCAGTTCCAGGGCGCCGGGCTCACGCTCCGTACGGTCACGGGCGCGCCCAACTGGGTGGGCACGGTCGTCGTCGCGGTGATCGTCGTCGTCAACGTGGTGTCGGGCGGCATGCGCAGCATCACGTTCGTGCAGGCGTTCCAGTACTGGCTCAAGCTGACGGCCCTCCTGATCCCGGTGTTCTTCCTGCTGCACGCGTGGACCGGCGACGGGCGACCCTCACCCGTCGCGCCCGAGGAGTGGTTCCAGCCGTTCAGCCAGGCCGACGGGCCGGGGCTCTACCTGACGTACTCGGTCATGATCGCGACGTTCCTCGGCACCATGGGACTGCCGCACGTCGTCGTGCGCTTCTACACCAACCCCGACGGCCACGCCGCGCGCCGGACGACGCTGATCGTGCTGGCGCTGCTCGGCACGTTCTACCTGCTGCCCACGATCTACGGCGTGCTGGGCCGCATCTACGCCCGCGATCTCCTGGACTCCGGCGGCGCCGACACGGTGGTCCTCGAGCTGCCCTCACGCGTGATCGGCGGCAGCACGGGTGAGCTGCTCGCCGCCCTGCTCACCGCCGGCGCGTTCGCCGCGTTCCTGTCCACCTCGTCAGGCCTGACGATGTCAGTCGCCGGGGTCGTGGGCCAGGGCCTCGCGCGCGGGCGGATCTCGACGATCACGGCGCTGCGTGTCGCCGCGGCGGGCTGCGTGGTGGTCCCGTTGCTCCTCGCGCTGTCGGCCGAGCGCATCGCGGTCGCCAGCTCGGTGACCTTCGCGTTCGCGCTGGCCGCGTCGACGTTCTGCCCGCTGCTCGTGCTCGGCATCTGGTGGCGTGGGCTGACGGCGCTCGGGGCGATCGCCGGGCTGGTCGGCGGCGGTCTCGGTGCCGGCGTCGCGGCGGTCGTCACGATCGTCGTACGTCCCGACGGCTGGCTCGGCGTGGTCATGAGCCAGCCCGCGGCGTGGTCCGTGCCGATCGGGTTCGCCCTGATGATCGGTGTCTCGCTCGCCACTCGCGGTGACGTGCCGGCGAACGTCTCGCGCACGATGGTGCGGCTGCACACTCCCGAGCGGCTCGACGTGGATCGCCGATTCTGA
- a CDS encoding LytTR family DNA-binding domain-containing protein → MTAALRALVVDDEQPVLDELVWLLGRDDRIASVRAARSGAEALRVLDEGDIELVFLDVAMPGLSGLEIARLLGRFRTPPRIVFVTAHDAHAVEAFEMNAVDYLLKPIREERLSESVRRACADAESAPASSDDRIAVELGGITRFVSRASVSYVEAQGDYVRLHVVDGGSHLIRTPLTTLADDWQDAGFARVHRSHVVNLAHLRELRVQAGRSSVLVPAGDELVEIQVARRHARALRELIHERAL, encoded by the coding sequence ATGACCGCTGCCCTGCGCGCCCTCGTGGTGGACGACGAGCAGCCCGTGCTCGACGAGCTCGTGTGGCTGTTGGGCCGCGACGACCGCATCGCCTCCGTACGCGCGGCCCGCTCGGGGGCCGAGGCGCTCCGTGTGCTCGACGAGGGGGACATCGAGCTGGTCTTCCTCGACGTCGCGATGCCGGGGCTGAGCGGACTCGAGATCGCCCGGCTGCTCGGCCGGTTCCGCACACCACCGCGCATCGTGTTCGTGACGGCGCACGACGCGCACGCCGTCGAGGCCTTCGAGATGAACGCCGTCGACTACCTGCTCAAGCCGATCCGCGAGGAGCGGCTCAGCGAGAGCGTGCGGCGTGCGTGCGCCGACGCCGAGTCCGCACCGGCGTCGAGCGACGACCGGATCGCGGTCGAGCTCGGCGGCATCACCCGGTTCGTCTCGCGGGCATCGGTCTCGTACGTCGAGGCCCAGGGCGACTACGTACGCCTGCACGTCGTCGACGGCGGCAGCCACCTCATCCGTACGCCGCTCACGACGCTCGCGGACGACTGGCAGGACGCCGGCTTCGCGCGCGTCCACCGCAGCCACGTCGTCAACCTCGCACACCTGCGGGAGCTGCGTGTCCAGGCGGGCCGGTCCAGCGTGCTCGTGCCCGCAGGCGACGAGCTCGTCGAGATCCAGGTCGCTCGCCGTCACGCCCGCGCGCTGCGTGAGCTGATCCACGAGCGAGCCCTGTGA
- a CDS encoding sensor histidine kinase, producing MDNIRTAALAIAALVAAAGFIRWRLLTRRRVLGSPADRATYETLHTASLAAPALRRGLDAESAALALPHVRTLLGGPIVAITDLHDRLAGDAPDVAELTADALASGRTQASDRAIVAPLSVEGRVVGSIAVVTEEASAGLARATTEVARWMSSQLELAELSESRTALMEAELRALRAQISPHFIYNSLGAIASFVRTDPERARELLLEFADFTRYSFREHGEFTTLAEELRSIERYLVLEKARFGDRLRVVTRVAPEVLSVTLPFLAIQPLVENAVRHGLEAKDGDGTVTVVALDEGVECVITIEDDGVGVEPETVRDALSGHTTSASVGLGNVDERLRTVYGDEYGIVVETAPGHGTKVTVRLPKFHPGTESP from the coding sequence ATGGACAACATCAGGACCGCCGCGCTCGCGATCGCTGCGCTCGTGGCGGCCGCGGGGTTCATCCGGTGGCGGCTGCTGACCCGTCGCCGCGTGCTCGGCTCGCCGGCCGACCGCGCGACGTACGAGACGCTGCACACCGCCTCGCTGGCCGCACCGGCACTACGCCGGGGCCTCGACGCCGAGAGCGCGGCGCTCGCCCTGCCCCACGTGCGTACGCTCCTGGGCGGCCCCATCGTCGCGATCACCGACCTGCACGACCGCCTGGCCGGCGACGCACCGGACGTCGCGGAGCTCACCGCGGACGCCCTCGCCAGCGGACGGACCCAGGCGTCAGATCGGGCGATCGTCGCACCGTTGTCGGTGGAGGGCCGCGTCGTCGGCAGCATCGCCGTCGTCACCGAGGAGGCGTCGGCCGGCCTCGCCCGCGCCACCACCGAGGTCGCCCGCTGGATGTCGAGCCAGCTCGAGCTGGCCGAGCTGTCGGAGTCCCGCACCGCCCTGATGGAGGCCGAGCTGCGCGCACTGCGGGCGCAGATCTCGCCACACTTCATCTACAACTCGCTCGGCGCCATCGCCTCGTTCGTGCGTACGGATCCCGAGCGCGCTCGCGAGCTGCTGCTGGAGTTCGCCGACTTCACCCGCTACTCGTTCCGTGAGCACGGTGAGTTCACGACGCTCGCCGAGGAGCTGCGCTCGATCGAGCGCTACCTCGTGCTCGAGAAGGCCCGCTTCGGCGACCGCCTGCGCGTCGTCACGCGCGTGGCGCCGGAAGTGCTGAGCGTGACGCTGCCGTTCCTCGCGATCCAGCCACTCGTCGAGAACGCCGTGCGCCACGGCCTCGAGGCCAAGGACGGCGACGGCACCGTCACGGTCGTCGCGCTCGACGAGGGCGTCGAGTGCGTCATCACGATCGAGGACGACGGTGTCGGGGTCGAGCCGGAGACCGTACGCGATGCGCTCTCGGGGCACACCACGAGCGCGTCGGTCGGGCTCGGCAACGTCGACGAGCGCCTGCGCACGGTCTACGGCGACGAGTACGGCATCGTCGTCGAGACCGCGCCGGGGCACGGCACCAAGGTCACCGTCAGGCTGCCGAAGTTCCACCCCGGCACCGAGTCGCCGTGA
- the bioD gene encoding dethiobiotin synthase, whose product MTRYVVVTGTDTGVGKTVTTAALAVALGAEGLRVAVVKLAQTGVVAGEPGDIDDVVRLTGSSAVHELARLRDPLAPETAARLEGVSLPPVAEVADRIRRLDADIVLVEGAGGLLVRLDLDGGTMIDLARALDAEVVVVAREGLGTLNHTELTVDRLRAEGLSPHLVVGSCSPEPGLAERTNRTDLPRLTGLPIDGLIPAGAGALDRAEFCRLAPGWFTALPTG is encoded by the coding sequence ATGACGCGCTACGTCGTGGTCACCGGCACAGACACCGGCGTCGGCAAGACCGTCACGACGGCCGCCCTCGCGGTCGCGCTGGGCGCCGAAGGCCTCAGGGTCGCCGTGGTCAAGCTCGCGCAGACCGGCGTCGTCGCCGGGGAGCCCGGTGACATCGACGACGTCGTACGCCTCACCGGATCGTCGGCCGTGCACGAGCTCGCGCGGCTGCGCGACCCGTTGGCACCCGAGACCGCGGCCCGGCTCGAGGGCGTGTCGCTCCCACCCGTCGCCGAGGTCGCCGACCGGATCCGTCGCCTCGACGCTGACATCGTGCTCGTCGAGGGCGCGGGCGGTCTGCTGGTGCGGCTCGACCTCGACGGCGGCACGATGATCGACCTCGCGCGCGCTCTCGATGCCGAGGTCGTCGTCGTCGCCCGCGAGGGACTCGGCACCCTCAACCACACTGAGCTGACCGTCGACCGGCTGCGGGCCGAGGGACTCTCGCCCCATCTCGTGGTCGGGTCCTGCTCACCTGAGCCCGGCCTGGCGGAGCGCACCAACCGCACGGACCTGCCCCGCCTGACCGGCCTGCCGATCGACGGACTCATCCCGGCGGGCGCGGGCGCTCTCGACCGTGCGGAGTTCTGCCGCCTGGCCCCGGGCTGGTTCACCGCGCTGCCGACCGGCTGA